TATCCTTGCCCTGGATCAGTGCCGTTACGGTTGTGGGTGCTTTGCCGTTGTTCGCGCGATCGCTCATGTGGGTGACTCCTCCCGGCTGCCGGCCGGTTCTTTTCATGACAGAAGTGCAGCGCCTTCAGTCAGGCTCCTGTCAGAAGTTCTGACATTTCGCAGTTTAAAGGAGATTCACCAAAGGTCAAGAACCCTGAATCCGGAGGGGACATCCCACCCGGATTCAGCCCCAAAATCGCGATTGATCTGATTTTCGCGATTTTGGGGATAAAAAAACCTTGTTGGTATCGGGCTTCCCGATCTGGTGGACGGTTGTCTTCCTTCCCCTGGAAGCGGAGCCGGTTATCGTCCATCCCAATTCGTGATGCCGCTTTTGTTGACATTGTTTTTGCCGTCGGCGCGGACCTTGATTCGGCTGTTGTGGGGGCTATCCGGGCCATTGCCGTGGACGAGCGGCGTCCCTGTCAGGATGGTCATGTCGCCGAGACGGCGCACAGCATGGAACACGCGAAGAAGGCGTTGCGCCTGATCGCTGCGCGTCGCCCGGTTCAGGGGGATCTGTTCGAGGAGGAGAACCCGAGGTTCCGTTACAAGGTGATCGCCTCAAACCAATCTCGGATTTCGGGTCACCTTTCACTGTTCACTGTTCCCTGTTTATATGCTAACAATTCCTTTTTTGTTTCCCGTATCTACGGCCGGGCTGGAAGCTGTCCCGACAGGAGGAACCTTTGAAAATCACACCGGAACTCGTCGACCACGTCGCCCGTCTCGCCAGGCTGGATATGGAGCCTGAAGAAGCCGCGAAGATGCAGAGCCAGCTGGGTGATATCCTGGGTTACATCGGTCTTCTGGACGAGCTGGACCTGTCCGGTGTACCTCCCACATCCCACGTTATCGATATGGCCAACGTTATGCGGGCCGACGAGGTGCAACCGTCCCTCCCTGTTGAGAAGGGACTGGCAAACGCCCCGGAAAGGGAAGGGACAGCGTTCAGGGTTCCCCGAATTATCGAAGGATAATTCGGGGAACCAGATATCAGATTTCAGTAGGCAGATATCAGACAAAGTCTTTTGTACTTTACTGGCTACTGACGACTGATTACTGATTTCTGCAAAGTTTCACGGAGAGAAACATTTATGACCACCCAACGAATAGCGGCACTGGAAGGACGCATCACAGAGGTCATGCGCCACGTGGCCCGGGAAGAGAACGTCGCGCCCGGGGAGGTGAGAGACCTGCTGGCTTCCGGCAAGGTGTCCATCCCGGCCAATCCTGCCCACACCGCTCTTCAGCCCAGGGGGATCGGCGGCCCCTTCACCGTCAAGGTCAACGCCAACCTCGGTACGAGCCTGGCCTGCAACGACCCTGAGCTGGAGCTGAGGAAACTCAACACGGCCATCGCTGCCGGCGCCGATGCCGTCATGGACCTTTCCACCGGCGGTAACATGGGCGCCCTCCGCAAGGAGATCGTGCGCCGCTCAACCATCCCGGTGGGAACCGTTCCCATTTACGACGCTGCCGTCAGGACCTACGAGAGCAAGGGGGACCCTTCCCTTTTTTCCGCGGATGACCTGTTCGACGCGGTGCGCCGTCACGCCGAGGACGGGGTGGATTTTGTCACGCTCCACTGCGGTGTGACCCGTTCGGCGGTGAAAACGGTGAGGAAATCGGGAAGGGTAACCAGGATCGTCAGCCGGGGAGGATCGCTCCTGGCGGCCTGGATGGAGCGGGAGGGGAAGGAAAACCCCCTCTACGAGCGGTACGACGACCTCCTAGCCATCCTCCGGGAACACGATGTCACCATCAGCCTGGGTGACGGGCTCAGGCCAGGCAGCCTTGCCGACGCCACCGACGCGGCCCAGGTGGAAGAGCTCATCGTCCTTGGGGAGTTGACCCGGCGTGCCTGGGACGCCGGAGTCCAGGTCATCGTGGAGGGGCCGGGACACGTTCCCCTTGATCAGATCCAGGCCAACGTGGTCCTCCAGAAACGGCTCTGCCACGGAGCGCCCTTTTACATCCTCGGTCCCCTTGTCACCGACGTCGGGGCCGGTTACGATCACATCACGGGAGCCATCGGCGGTGCCGTGGCCGGCATGGCCGGCGCCGATTTCCTGTGCTACGTCACCCCGGCCGAGCACCTTTCCCTGCCGGATCCCGACGACGTGAGACGCGGGATCATGGCTTCGAGGATCGCCGCCCACGCGGTGGACATTGCCCGGGGCAACAAGGCGGCCTGGGAGAGGGACCTGGCCATGTCAAGGTGCCGCGCCTCCCTGGACTGGGAGGGGCAGATCAAATACGCCCTGGACCCGGGGGAGGTCCGCCGCCGGATGGGGGACAGGAAGGAACTGGACGAGGAGTGCAGCATGTGCGGAAAATTATGTGCCATGAAAGTCTTCAGCTAGGAGTCTGTCGGACTATCCGTTTCAGACTCCCAGCTAGAATTTCAGTAATCAGTAATCAGTGAGAAGCTATGTTCCAGGCTCTGAACCCAAAACCCAAAACCCAAAACGGGACCGACCATGAAGCTTTACAAAAAAACGATCCATGAACTGCACGAGGACCTGAAAGAAGGTCGGACCACCTCGACGGACATTACCCGGAGCGTGTTCGGCCGCATTGCCCAGGTGGATGACAAGGTCCGCTGCTACATCACCCTCACCGAGGCGGCGGCCATGGAAGCCGCCGACCGGGCCGACGAGCGTTACCGCAAGGGCGATTTCATCGGGCCCCTGGACGGCATCCCCATCGGCCTCAAGGACATCTTCGTTACCGAAGGGGTGAAGACCACCGCCGGCTCGAAGATCCTGGAAAACTTTATCGCGCCCTACGACGGGACGCCCTCCCGCAGGCTCAAGGAGGCCGGGGCCGTCATCACCGGAAAGCTCAACATGGACGAGTTCGCCATGGGATCGTCCAACGAGAACTCCGGTTTTTTCCCCACCCGCAACCCGTGGGACACGGATTGCGTTCCTGGAGGATCTTCGGGCGGTTCGGCCGCCGCCGTGGCCGCCGGCGAGGCCATAGGGACCCTGGGCACCGACACGGGCGGGTCCATCCGCCAGCCAGCCTCCCACTGCGGCGTGGTGGGGCTCAAGCCCACATACGGGCGGGTGAGCCGTTACGGGGTCATCGCCTTCGCCTCGTCCCTGGACCAGGTGGGGCCCCTTACCCGGGACGTCATCGACTGCGCCATTCTACTGGGCGCTGTCGCCGGCAACGATCCGGCCGACAGCACCTCGGCCGACCTTCCCGTGCCCGATTACGCGGCCCTTCTCACCGGTGACGTGGGGGGGATGAGTATCGGACTTCCCGACGAGTATTTCGGGGAGGGGCTCGACCCGGAGGTCGAGGAACTGGTGCGCAGGGCCGCTGCGGACCTTCAGGCGAGGGGAGCGAAACTGGTCCCGGTGTCCCTGCCCAGCACGAAGTACGCCGTGGCCACTTACTATATTATCGCCCCGGCTGAAGCGTCCTCCAACCTGGCCCGCTACGACGGGGTCCGGTACGGGGCCCGGGTTCCGGATACGAAGGGGCTCATCGAAATGTACCGCAAGACCCGGAGCCGGGGGTTCGGCCCCGAGGTCAAACGGCGCATCATGCTCGGGACCTTCGCCCTTTCCGCCGGTTACTATGACGCCTACTACGGGAAGGCCCAGAGGGTCCGGACCATGATCCGCAGGGAGATGGACGAGGCGTTCGCGAAGGCCGACGTCCTCCTCTCACCCACCGCCCCCGGTCCTGCGTTCCCCATGGGGGACAGGGTGGACAACCCCCTCCAGATGTACCTTTCGGACGTGTTCACCATTCCCGTGAACATCGCCGGCGTGGCCGGGATGTCGGTCCCGTGCGGCGTCACGAAGGCAGGGCTTCCAGTGGGTGTCCAGCTCATCGGCCCGGCCTTCCGGGAAGAGGTGCTCCTCAATGTGGCCTATGCGTATGAACTTCAAAGAGGACAGCTTGATGAATGTCCTCTTTGAGAACTAGCGAATTAAGTATCAGGAACTAAGGTATTGCTTGAAACTTAGCTCATAGCGGTTAGCACATAGCTCTGAAACATGTTGAGGGGAATTGCCGGAGTGTCCACTGTAAGTACCTGGACCTGGACCAGGACTACGACCAGGACCACGACCAGGTCTACGACCAGGTCTACGACCAGGACTACGACCAGGACTACGACCAGGACCACGACCAGGTCTACGACTATTTGGAGTGCTTCATGAAATACGAAACAGTCATCGGTCTCGAGGTCCACGCGCAGCTGAAGACCACCAGCAAGATCTTCTGCGGTTGCAGCACCGAGTTTGGGAA
This region of bacterium genomic DNA includes:
- the gatC gene encoding Asp-tRNA(Asn)/Glu-tRNA(Gln) amidotransferase subunit GatC; the encoded protein is MKITPELVDHVARLARLDMEPEEAAKMQSQLGDILGYIGLLDELDLSGVPPTSHVIDMANVMRADEVQPSLPVEKGLANAPEREGTAFRVPRIIEG
- the thiC gene encoding phosphomethylpyrimidine synthase ThiC; protein product: MTTQRIAALEGRITEVMRHVAREENVAPGEVRDLLASGKVSIPANPAHTALQPRGIGGPFTVKVNANLGTSLACNDPELELRKLNTAIAAGADAVMDLSTGGNMGALRKEIVRRSTIPVGTVPIYDAAVRTYESKGDPSLFSADDLFDAVRRHAEDGVDFVTLHCGVTRSAVKTVRKSGRVTRIVSRGGSLLAAWMEREGKENPLYERYDDLLAILREHDVTISLGDGLRPGSLADATDAAQVEELIVLGELTRRAWDAGVQVIVEGPGHVPLDQIQANVVLQKRLCHGAPFYILGPLVTDVGAGYDHITGAIGGAVAGMAGADFLCYVTPAEHLSLPDPDDVRRGIMASRIAAHAVDIARGNKAAWERDLAMSRCRASLDWEGQIKYALDPGEVRRRMGDRKELDEECSMCGKLCAMKVFS
- the gatA gene encoding Asp-tRNA(Asn)/Glu-tRNA(Gln) amidotransferase subunit GatA, with protein sequence MKLYKKTIHELHEDLKEGRTTSTDITRSVFGRIAQVDDKVRCYITLTEAAAMEAADRADERYRKGDFIGPLDGIPIGLKDIFVTEGVKTTAGSKILENFIAPYDGTPSRRLKEAGAVITGKLNMDEFAMGSSNENSGFFPTRNPWDTDCVPGGSSGGSAAAVAAGEAIGTLGTDTGGSIRQPASHCGVVGLKPTYGRVSRYGVIAFASSLDQVGPLTRDVIDCAILLGAVAGNDPADSTSADLPVPDYAALLTGDVGGMSIGLPDEYFGEGLDPEVEELVRRAAADLQARGAKLVPVSLPSTKYAVATYYIIAPAEASSNLARYDGVRYGARVPDTKGLIEMYRKTRSRGFGPEVKRRIMLGTFALSAGYYDAYYGKAQRVRTMIRREMDEAFAKADVLLSPTAPGPAFPMGDRVDNPLQMYLSDVFTIPVNIAGVAGMSVPCGVTKAGLPVGVQLIGPAFREEVLLNVAYAYELQRGQLDECPL